In the genome of Myxococcus stipitatus, one region contains:
- a CDS encoding DNA repair exonuclease — protein sequence MHFKFVHAADLHLDTPFRGVAAQGPLLTRFQESTFRALSRIIDLCLRERVAFLLLAGDLFEVKDRSVRARLVLRRELGRLHDAGIGSFIVHGNHDPLSGDTGTLGLPSSVKVFGPDWEEAEVRREGLRLCRVQGISYPDVEVRDDLSARFRRTSNDFSVGLLHANLGGAEGHANYAPCTPSGLDSRGLDYWALGHVHTRSEVVLPGGGLAVYPGNPQGRHVLETGERGCVLVEVEDGGMRRRFVPVDTVRWHRLEVPLTGVGTLDGLLSLAGEVVEAACARELEGHAVRLVLTGRGPLHRELARPGALAQLEADLRARLASVHPPVLLESLRDGSRPELDWEALQVEGGFARTLLEEARALEADPVALARLWEEEALGSLGQRLKRLGVDVLEAPRKEWVTRASQLSVEALHEEEGA from the coding sequence ATGCACTTCAAGTTCGTCCACGCCGCCGACCTGCACCTGGACACCCCCTTCCGAGGCGTGGCCGCCCAAGGCCCCCTGCTGACGCGCTTCCAGGAATCCACCTTCCGCGCGCTCTCGCGCATCATCGACCTGTGTCTGCGCGAGCGCGTCGCCTTCCTGCTGCTGGCCGGGGACCTGTTCGAGGTGAAGGACCGCTCGGTGCGCGCGCGGCTGGTGCTGCGGCGCGAGCTGGGCCGGCTGCATGACGCGGGCATCGGCAGCTTCATCGTCCACGGCAATCATGATCCCCTCAGCGGCGACACGGGGACGCTGGGCCTGCCCTCCTCCGTGAAGGTGTTCGGCCCCGACTGGGAGGAGGCGGAGGTGCGGCGCGAGGGCCTCCGGCTGTGCCGCGTGCAGGGCATCTCCTATCCCGACGTCGAGGTGCGCGATGACCTGTCCGCGCGCTTCCGCCGCACCAGCAATGACTTCAGCGTGGGCCTGCTGCACGCCAACCTGGGCGGCGCGGAGGGGCACGCCAACTACGCCCCCTGCACGCCCTCGGGGTTGGACTCGCGGGGCCTGGACTACTGGGCGCTGGGACACGTGCACACGCGGAGCGAGGTGGTGCTGCCCGGCGGGGGCCTCGCGGTGTACCCGGGCAATCCGCAGGGCCGGCATGTGCTGGAGACGGGGGAGCGCGGCTGCGTGCTGGTGGAGGTGGAGGACGGCGGCATGCGGCGGCGCTTCGTGCCGGTGGACACGGTGCGCTGGCATCGGCTGGAGGTGCCGCTGACGGGCGTGGGCACGTTGGATGGCCTCCTGTCCCTCGCGGGAGAAGTGGTGGAAGCCGCGTGTGCCCGCGAGCTGGAGGGCCACGCGGTGCGCCTGGTGCTCACGGGTCGCGGGCCGCTGCACCGTGAGCTCGCGCGGCCTGGGGCACTGGCGCAGCTGGAGGCGGACCTGCGCGCGCGGCTGGCGTCCGTCCATCCGCCGGTGCTGCTGGAGTCGTTGCGCGATGGGAGCCGCCCCGAGCTGGACTGGGAGGCGCTCCAGGTGGAGGGCGGCTTCGCGCGCACGTTGCTGGAGGAGGCACGTGCGCTGGAAGCGGACCCGGTGGCCCTCGCGCGGCTGTGGGAAGAGGAAGCGCTGGGGAGCCTGGGACAGCGACTGAAGCGGCTGGGCGTGGATGTGTTGGAGGCGCCGAGGAAGGAGTGGGTGACTCGCGCGAGCCAGTTGAGCGTCGAGGCACTTCACGAAGAGGAGGGCGCATGA